Proteins co-encoded in one Brassica rapa cultivar Chiifu-401-42 chromosome A02, CAAS_Brap_v3.01, whole genome shotgun sequence genomic window:
- the LOC103850434 gene encoding serine/threonine-protein kinase BSK6-like, producing the protein MKSSHKGKNHSTKLAFAPPEYLHLGILIRESVTYSFGTLLLDLMSGRHIPPNHALDLFQGKNYLVLMDSAQDGQFFDESASNNLPEKTKPVTEPLKLTPFGDACLRVDLCTIHELLEKLGYGEEDGVAHMCSAEALSEAMQAQVGSPEWPIALYLQAVCLFKLDMEAEAKEALRYGSDLEPY; encoded by the exons ATGAAGAGTAGTCACAAAGGGAAGAATCATAGTACCAAGTTAGCATTTGCTCCTCCTGAATATTTGCACCTAG GTATTTTGATACGTGAGAGCGTCACATATAGCTTTGGGACCTTGTTATTGGATCTTATGAGCGGTAGACATATTCCTCCAAACCAT GCGCTTGATTTGTTCCAAGGCAAAAACTATTTGGTGCTAATGGATTCAGCTCAGGATGGTCAGTTCTTTGATGAA TCTGCGTCAAACAATCTGCCTGAAAAGACTAAACCTGTAACAGAGCCACTTAAGTTGACTCCCTTTGGAGATGCATGTTTGAGAGTAGATCTTTGTACCATACACGAACTACTCGAGAAACTCGGGTATGGAGAAGAAGATGGGGTCGCGCACATG TGTTCAGCGGAGGCTCTGAGCGAGGCGATGCAAGCGCAAGTAGGTTCACCGGAATGGCCAATCGCTCTTTACTTACAAGCCGTTTGTCTCTTTAAGCTAGATATGGAAGCTGAAGCTAAAGAAGCACTTAGATATGGCTCTGATCTTGAGCCTTATTAG
- the LOC103850432 gene encoding uncharacterized protein LOC103850432: protein MKKPGFVFLLAVIILCVSLVSSEMKLGLEDYNFPVDPSPTAKHSIEPGPIEHGNPSNPYIPKPRSSPPPQPQDGG, encoded by the exons atgaagaaaccaGGATTTGTCTTCCTTTTGGCTGTCATAATCCTCTGTGTCTCACTCGTTTCTTCTG AAATGAAATTAGGTTTGGAGGACTACAACTTTCCAGTGGATCCATCTCCGACAGCAAAACATTCGATCGAACCAGGTCCTATCGAGCATGGAAACCCTTCGAATCCTTATATTCCGAAGCCTCGTTCCTCTCCTCCTCCACAACCTCAAGACGGTGGTTAA